In Tachysurus vachellii isolate PV-2020 chromosome 3, HZAU_Pvac_v1, whole genome shotgun sequence, one genomic interval encodes:
- the gh1 gene encoding somatotropin, translating to MLLSCCSSSSTVLVLLSVVLVSLFFSQGETFENQRLFNNAVIRVQHLHQLAAKMMDDFEEALLPEERKQLSKIFPLSFCNSDSIEAPAGKDETQKSSVLKLLHTSYRLIESWEFPSKNLGNPNHISEKLADLKMGIGVLIEGCLDGQTSMDENDALAPPFEDFYQTLSEGNLRKSFRLLSCFKKDMHKVETYLSVAKCRRSLDSNCTL from the exons ATGCTACTCTCCTGctgttcttcctcttccacaGTGTTAGTGTTGCTCTCTGTGGTGTTGGTGAGTTTGTTCTTTAGCCAAGGCGAGACATTCGAGAACCAGAGGCTCTTCAACAACGCCGTCATCCGTGTGCAACACCTTCATCAGCTGGCTGCCAAGATGATGGATGACTTT GAGGAAGCTCTGTTACCTGAAGAACGCAAACAGCTCAGCAAGATCTTCCCCCTGAGTTTCTGCAACTCGGACTCCATCGAAGCTCCGGCAGGCAAAGACGAGACCCAGAAAAGCTCT GTGCTGAAGCTACTGCACACTTCCTACCGTCTGATCGAGTCATGGGAGTTCCCCAGCAAGAACCTCGGCAACCCTAACCATATCTCTGAGAAGCTGGCTGACCTGAAGATGGGCATCGGCGTGCTTATCGAG GGATGCCTGGACGGACAGACCAGCATGGACGAGAACGACGCTCTGGCTCCGCCATTTGAGGATTTCTACCAGACCTTGAGCGAGGGAAACCTGAGGAAGAGCTTCCGTCTGCTGTCCTGCTTCAAGAAGGACATGCACAAAGTGGAGACCTATCTAAGCGTGGCCAAGTGCAGGAGATCCCTGGATTCCAACTGCACTTTGtag
- the LOC132842170 gene encoding uncharacterized protein LOC132842170 isoform X1, whose protein sequence is MVPHLLLLCFVSTLRTSLSSVVHQSPESISVSVGDSFKLKCTRDLPISYCFSSISWCKVNPRSGKLDDISKDNKDQEEDDNLSCTKTIFNARVQDSGTYYCASIHDKLLFIGTGTRVVVTDTGPVKLSVVLYTPVEVEVDAPSVLLQCVVMDVVPSQVRVSWLVDKDERTGWTDSGWTGHDDAASVYTRAQIRVPVEEWSYATIQCVVMYTNQTVYRSVPPRTGHSDLSVSMLYGACSVSVFTVAVMLAVVLCSCKEKHNTHTMITEKPSTITHVEYSYWNTDDVN, encoded by the exons ATGGTGCCTCATCTGCTGCTCCTCTGCTTTGTCTCTACTCTGAGAA CTTCTCTCTCGTCTGTGGTGCATCAGTCCCCCGAGTCCATCTCTGTATCCGTCGGTGACTCTTTTAAACTAAAATGTACTCGTGATCTGCCGATATCGTATTGTTTCAGCTCAATCTCCTGGTGTAAAGTCAACCCAAGAAGTGGAAAACTAGATGATATCAGTAAAGATAATAAAGACCAGGAAGAAGATGATAACTTATCGTGTACCAAGACAATCTTTAATGCCCGAGTTCAAGACTCAGGTACTTACTACTGCGCATCTATACATGATAAATTGTTGTTTATTGGAACTGGAACCAGAGTCGTCGTCACAG acACAGGTCCGGTAAAGCTGTCTGTGGTTCTGTACACCccggtggaggtggaggtggacgcTCCCTCTGTTCTCCTGCAGTGTGTAGTGATGGACGTTGTTCCCTCTCAGGTCAGAGTATCGTGGTTGGTTGATAAAGACGAGCGCACAGGATGGACAGATTCAGGCTGGACAGGACACGACGATGCAGCCTCAGTATACACTAGAGCTCAAATCAGGGTCCCTGTAGAGGAATGGAGCTACGCGACCATCCAGTGTGTCGTGATGTATACAAACCAGACCGTGTACCGAAGCGTGCCACCACGAA CAGGTCATTCAGATTTGTCTGTATCGATGCTGTATGGAGCCTGCAGTGTCTCTGTCTTCACCGTCGCCGTGATGCTCGCTGTGGTTCTGTGTTCATGTAAAG agaaacacaacacacacacgatgatTACAGAGAAACCTTCTACTATAACG CATGTTGAATATTCCTACTGGAACACTGACGACGTTAATTAG
- the LOC132842170 gene encoding immunoglobulin kappa light chain-like isoform X2, producing the protein MVPHLLLLCFVSTLRTSLSSVVHQSPESISVSVGDSFKLKCTRDLPISYCFSSISWCKVNPRSGKLDDISKDNKDQEEDDNLSCTKTIFNARVQDSGTYYCASIHDKLLFIGTGTRVVVTDTGPVKLSVVLYTPVEVEVDAPSVLLQCVVMDVVPSQVRVSWLVDKDERTGWTDSGWTGHDDAASVYTRAQIRVPVEEWSYATIQCVVMYTNQTVYRSVPPRSHSDLSVSMLYGACSVSVFTVAVMLAVVLCSCKEKHNTHTMITEKPSTITHVEYSYWNTDDVN; encoded by the exons ATGGTGCCTCATCTGCTGCTCCTCTGCTTTGTCTCTACTCTGAGAA CTTCTCTCTCGTCTGTGGTGCATCAGTCCCCCGAGTCCATCTCTGTATCCGTCGGTGACTCTTTTAAACTAAAATGTACTCGTGATCTGCCGATATCGTATTGTTTCAGCTCAATCTCCTGGTGTAAAGTCAACCCAAGAAGTGGAAAACTAGATGATATCAGTAAAGATAATAAAGACCAGGAAGAAGATGATAACTTATCGTGTACCAAGACAATCTTTAATGCCCGAGTTCAAGACTCAGGTACTTACTACTGCGCATCTATACATGATAAATTGTTGTTTATTGGAACTGGAACCAGAGTCGTCGTCACAG acACAGGTCCGGTAAAGCTGTCTGTGGTTCTGTACACCccggtggaggtggaggtggacgcTCCCTCTGTTCTCCTGCAGTGTGTAGTGATGGACGTTGTTCCCTCTCAGGTCAGAGTATCGTGGTTGGTTGATAAAGACGAGCGCACAGGATGGACAGATTCAGGCTGGACAGGACACGACGATGCAGCCTCAGTATACACTAGAGCTCAAATCAGGGTCCCTGTAGAGGAATGGAGCTACGCGACCATCCAGTGTGTCGTGATGTATACAAACCAGACCGTGTACCGAAGCGTGCCACCACGAA GTCATTCAGATTTGTCTGTATCGATGCTGTATGGAGCCTGCAGTGTCTCTGTCTTCACCGTCGCCGTGATGCTCGCTGTGGTTCTGTGTTCATGTAAAG agaaacacaacacacacacgatgatTACAGAGAAACCTTCTACTATAACG CATGTTGAATATTCCTACTGGAACACTGACGACGTTAATTAG